In the genome of Pagrus major chromosome 17, Pma_NU_1.0, the window ATATTGTGAAAAgcgctcatcacaatttcccagagcccaaagtggcatcttaaattgcttcttttttccAGACAGTCCAGAAgccaaagacttttcatttactatcaggaatcacaaagaaaagcagcaagtccTCACATTTAATAGGCTTGAACCAgcaagtgtttgacatttttgcttgaaaaatgactgaaacgattaatcaattatcagaatagctggcaattaatttttttttcaatcaactaattgattaatcaacttaACTGATTGTTTGCATCTTTACTAAGCAAACTACCTCAAGCACTTTTTGGTGTTGAAACAATCCTGGTCCTGGGGGCTCCCTGGCCTGCATGTTTTAGGTGTTTCCCTGCCCCATCACAcctgaataaaatgaaagacTCGTTATCAGGCGTCAGTAGCACTTGATGACAAGCTGATTACAGGACACTGGTGTGTGAAGTAACACAAACATAAGTTATGTACACATATTGTATGTTTACCTGGATGACAGTGTCAGGAGCAAATTACATTTTGCTGTTTATTGCATTACAAATAAGTGTGAAAAAAGCTGCAGTATTTGATGAATTATGGATTCAGCTTTAGAAGATGAAGGTGTTTTGATCACTGATCTTTACAAGATGAAGATGGGCCTCTACTGGTTTCAGAGAGAACAATGATTAAGGGAAAATTGAGGGATTTAAGTGAATAGCACTGGATTAATAAGTGGCCTGACTTGTCACTACTGGAAAAGAATGAAGTCATTCACGGGGGGGTGGCTAAATTCTGCTGCCCAGTAGGCGTTTGCTTTGGACGTGCTTTGTTTCGAGTTAGCCatagaaaaaaatgactgaaaagagcATCCTACTGCTGATCAGACAAACGTGCTGCTTGCTGAGCTGTCAGTGGAATCTGCCTCTGAGTTTTAAAACTTGATTCCTGTACTTGAAACTTAGTCAAGATCATCACTACTtattaccttttatttttttttacctcagaaTTTCCACGAAATCAGTGTCTAACTTTAGTTACCAGCAGTAAATACCAGCCTTCTTCCCCCAAACTTTTACAGTTGAATTAAAcgataaaatatttttttctttaatttccaCCCAGGCCTCTGATGATAGTAACCCAGAAGATCACCACACTGGCTTTCCAGCTCCATGACGGTaaagcaaccacacacacatacacacataaatgtgCTCAGATATGACATTTAAGACACTTCTTTTTCACTTAAGACTTTTTGACAGTGTGActgtgagccagcatgcacaataccaggactCTGAAACTGAGGCAGCTTAATAAAATTCAGCCAtcatgcattttattatttggTGAAAAGTGGCAAACTTTGGTTTCCAAACGAGTTAGTGATGACTTCATCTCTTATTTTTCAGGTATGTGTAAGAAATCTGAACAACTGACCCCGGAGCAGAAGCTTCTGGCAGTAAAGTAAGTTTCTACTGTGTGTAACACATACTAATAAGTTCTcaatttttctcattttcatacAGTGGCAATTATCTGTTGCCGTGTGGAACATCAGGGGCAAGACATTTTGGTGACAAGTCAGAGCACTGCTCTGTGTGTTATGATAAAGTGGGGGTTCTgatgtgtttcctcttctcATCCCTAGTTAattaaattgattttcttttacacCTGACGCTTGAGGTGCACATAATTTACAAAGTAGGATTAATACATACCTGGGCCCGTCAAAGTATGTATGCGCAGAAGGCTGCATCTGAATTAACGCTttatttaaagattaaataactgtttcctttcctttagcTACGAAGGACAATGACAAGGACATGCAATCATGGTGAATAGCTTATTCCTGTAAAAAGCATGCTGTGAACTGAGAGCAGAGGCATCATTTTGCATGGaaaaacattacatgtttatgcaTGTGAATTGATAAAACCACATTTGTCAGTGTACCGTGCATGCTGTTTTAACatagatttaaaaatgtaccaGAAAACGATCTTAACAGAGTGTTGCTCTTGTGTGATAACCCTGCAGCTCTAAATTTGGTGATTGTGTTTGTTAGCTTTCTTTTAGATTCCTCTGCTGCCTGTAGGTCTCACTGATAAATCTGATTTTACCCATCAAGTCTGGTTGTACAGTAAACATTACATTATAAGCTTTGATGCATGTGTAACCAGCTAGACTGGAGTTTGGTAGGTCAATACTTTGCTTTCAGTAATCAATAAGCTTATTGAAGAACAGATTTCTGTATGACTTATTCAGTGTTTGCAGTTGGTTACCGTTTAACCCTGGTTCCTTAAAATGCTGCATAACTGCTGTAATTGGAGGACCAGAGGCTAAGTTAAGCTAATTTGTGTATATATTTGGATAGTTTATCAGTGGAAAAAGTCACTTTTTGTCATTCAGGGTCATTTCACCTGAAATGATCGCTATTAtctcactgaaaataaacagggtgtctctgtttgttctttctACAGTGTGAGGCCGTCATTCATCGAGTACCTGAGTTACAATCTGAACTTCCTGAGTGTCTTGGTGGGACCGTGCAGTAACTATAAGGACTACATAGACTTCATAGAGGGCAGACACACCAGCAGGAGGCTCAGGCAGCATTCTGGGACGTGTAATGGGCAGAACGGTTATGATAAGACACCAGAACCATCACCTCTGGTATGTTCTGGTCATGCATTTGTGGTTGCTGCTCCCTTGTCTGATTGTACTTAATGACACAGCATTATGTAGGACTGTAGTAGGACTGTAGTAGGACTGGTCTGTTCTAGACCACTTTTCTTGCAGTCTTCTCTTAGTCTCATTTTTGTAGTCAAGGAGACATTACCAGTTGTTTCTGGGGGGAGACACAGCATGCTGTCTCGGCTTTGTTCTCCtgtattatattaaaatgtcatcaccTTCATGTTAAATTGTATATGCTAtctgaaatctgaaataaaCTCATAAAGCAGTAAAAGAGGCAGTAGTGAAAAATAGTCAATAGAAAGTAGGCTGTTCACATATGGTATCAACAGAAGCCAGAGTCCTTTACAAACCCTGTGttttttaagagttgttgattTAGGAGAAACTTAACATTGCGAATAAataagttgtttctttctttgtaaaaaATTGACAGTTTGTCTCGGCAccgctgtaccagcctgtctacatttagcagctgtttgaacacagttTCCACTGATTTATCATTTACACTAGATTTATGAAAGAACACAACTTTTTATTGACGGttaacatgtcaaattttactaATGCAGTAAACCGTTACCAATATAGGCAACTTCTTTGATGCCCATGGAGAAAATAACCAGACTCCACAAATCCAATCGGTTTCAGTCAATTGAAACCGCTTCCAGAGTAAATGGATTCAGCAGAGCTTAGCAAAGAActaatatttgttttctgtgtgtcctTATCATTACTTAATGTTGTTTGAAGTcaaagaaggaaataaaaaagcTCTTAAGTGGTGAATATACAAATCCTAATAACAAGCATTATTTCACCATTAATGGATTATTAATGAATCGGCTTCGTTGCaactttctctgttttcagaAGTTGCCATAAATGAACCCACTTGGATAGCCCAGTTGTCTCGATGTCCATTCGTAATGTTTGTTCCATCAGTGCTCAgcagttctctctctctcccctgcagCATGCTGTCTGTCGAAAACTGCTGGTCTGCTGCGGCTGTATGTTGTTCTTCCTCACTGTGACTCGGTCCTTGCCGATAACGTACAACGTGAACCCCCACTTTATCAGCCACGTCCCCTTCCTCACCAGGCTCACCTACGCTTTCTTCTCCATTCAAGCCGCAAGACCTAAATTCTACTTCGCCTGGACACTGGGTGAGCATTGTGTGTGGGAtttgtgtttcagttgtggttAACCAATTATCAGCTGGTCATATGCTGGGAACATGAGTTGCATTGTTATCGTCatggaagtcatttttttttcctctccgtCCGGTCAGCTGATGCAGTCAACAACGCTGCAGGTTATGGTTTCTTGGGGATGGATGAAAATGGAAAGCCATCCTGGGACCTCATCTGCAATCTCAACATCTTGGGGATTGAGGTACCTTCAGTGTTTCACATGATTCAAACAACAGAACATGGTCTATCTATATTAAATTTCATTCACAATTAAAATTCTGGATATGACTTAAGGATTGGAGTAGCCTGtctgtgattatttttctttattgatcTTTTTCAGACTGCAACCAGCTTCAAGACATTCATAGACAACTGGAATATTCGAACAGGAATTTGGCTCAAAACGTATGTGCTGCTAACGTGAACGTCAGGACTGCATACAGTTGGAAAACAGTTTCTCAGctttcacaaacattttttaaagcatcTGATTCCTCTGATGTCCTCAGGGTGTGTTATGACCGAGCACCCAAGCACAGGTTGGCGTTGACCTTCATCCTGTCTGCCCTGTGGCACGGTGTTTATCCAGGGTACTATTTCACCTTCATCACTGCCATCCCCATCACCATGGCAGCACGAGCTGTGAGTATTTTGCGATTATGCAATATTTTTCAGAGGTAGGTAAATAATTCTTGTCATGTAACTTAATTGGGATAGCTGGAAGTACATTAACACCATAGCTTAAATACACAAATTCTTTCACTGGTCGTTATTTAtccctctgtttgtctgtttctccTCAACAGATACGGAAGTCTGTTCGCCACTACTTCCTGGGCTATAGGGGCTTGAAGCTGGGTTACGACATCTTAACTTGGGCAGCCACCCAGCTGGCCATCTGCTACACTGTCATGCCTTTTCTACTTCTCGATGTAGAGTCCACTTTGGTTTATTACTGGTATGTAATATATGTAATGAACTTTCTGTCGATTGACAAATCGCTGCAGTTTTAGACTGAACATTATACATGGTATATTAAGAGCCACTATACCAGTAATGCCATTTCTAGTGGCTG includes:
- the mboat1 gene encoding lysophospholipid acyltransferase 1 produces the protein MGERADTAFNTTGSKWLLPVSGYLGFPLDQVNFLACQLFALAAAFWFRLYLSPSHANPLVRHAVATLLGIAFLIFCFGWYAAHILTVVVASYLILVQADINNVHKYSMVTAMGYLTACQVSRVFIFNYGILSTDFSGPLMIVTQKITTLAFQLHDGMCKKSEQLTPEQKLLAVNVRPSFIEYLSYNLNFLSVLVGPCSNYKDYIDFIEGRHTSRRLRQHSGTCNGQNGYDKTPEPSPLHAVCRKLLVCCGCMLFFLTVTRSLPITYNVNPHFISHVPFLTRLTYAFFSIQAARPKFYFAWTLADAVNNAAGYGFLGMDENGKPSWDLICNLNILGIETATSFKTFIDNWNIRTGIWLKTVCYDRAPKHRLALTFILSALWHGVYPGYYFTFITAIPITMAARAIRKSVRHYFLGYRGLKLGYDILTWAATQLAICYTVMPFLLLDVESTLVYYWSMYFHVHIISILAAIALHQKHEPREPSAAAKTFSSASFSSSCSAQCQPVHSNNNDKVD